Proteins encoded in a region of the Zea mays cultivar B73 chromosome 2, Zm-B73-REFERENCE-NAM-5.0, whole genome shotgun sequence genome:
- the LOC100383448 gene encoding putative RING zinc finger domain superfamily protein isoform X1 — MESEDDMHDANDSAEDDFYSGGEAGLAASDDGDADYDFADHDSDDSAELISHRQQQNYSILSEVDIQRRQEDDINRVSTVLSISKPEACVLLRNYNWSVSKVHDEWFADEERVRKVVGLPEKHNEMPNDREVTCGICFESCPRGSMSAAACGHPFCSTCWRGYISTAISDGPGCLMLRCPDPSCAAAVGQDMINSLAADDDKEKYGRYLRRSYIEDNRKTKWCPAPGCEYAVEFVMGSGSYDVNCNCSYGFCWNCTEEAHRPVDCATVSKWILKNSAESENMNWILANSKPCPKCKRPIEKNQGCMHITCTPPCKFEFCWLCLGPWSEHGERTGGFYACNRYESARQEGAYDESERRREMAKNSLERYTHYYERWAANQSSRQKALGDLQSLQNDKLERLSDIQSQPESQLKFIVEAWLQIVECRRVLKWTYAYGFYLPEHEHAKRQFFEYLQGEAESGLERLHQCAEKELQIYLDAESPSKDFNDFRTKLAGLTSVTRNYFENLVRALETGLNDVGPSTSHGTCSKSATSKSLGGKSKSGKNRASSSSSKSGGSTRGVDDSNIWTCDQCTYANPKSARACQACDRQHR, encoded by the exons ATGGAATCCGAGGACGACATGCACGACGCGAACGACTCCGCTGAAGACGATTTCTACAGCGGCGGGGAGGCCGGTCTCGCCGCCAGCGACGACGGAGACGCCGACTACGACTTTGCGGACCACGACTCCGACGACTCCGCGGAGCTCATCTCCCACAGACAGCAG CAAAATTATAGTATATTGAGTGAAGTTGATATACAGCGGCGCCAAGAGGATGATATAAATAGGGTTTCAACCGTTCTTTCAATTTCCAAACCAGAAGCATGTGTTCTTCTCCGCAACTATAACTG GAGTGTTAGTAAGGTGCATGACGAATGGTTTGCTGATGAAGAGCGTGTCCGGAAGGTTGTGGGTTTACCAGAGAAGCATAATGAAATGCCAAATGACAGAGAA GTAACATGTGGAATATGTTTCGAAAGTTGCCCTCGTGGGTCGATGAGTGCTGCTGCATGTGGTCATCCTTTCTGCAGTACATGTTGGAGAG GTTACATTAGCACTGCTATAAGTGATGGTCCAGGATGTTTGATGTTGAGGTGTCCTGATCCATCTTGTGCTGCTGCTGTTGGACAAGATATGATAAATTCACTGGCTGCTGATGATGATAAGGAAAAGTATGGGCGATATCTTCGCAGATCTTACATTGAGGATAATAGAAAG ACAAAATGGTGTCCTGCGCCTGGATGTGAATACGCAGTGGAATTCGTCATGGGCAGTGGCAGCTATGATGTTAATTGCAACTGTTCATATGGGTTTTGTTGGAAT TGCACCGAGGAAGCTCATCGTCCAGTAGACTGTGCCACTGTTTCGAAGTGGATCCTCAAGAACAGTGCAGAGTCAGAGAATATGAATTG GATACTGGCTAATTCAAAGCCTTGTCCCAAATGCAAACGGCCTATTGAAAAAAATCAGGGATGCATGCACATCACATGCACTCCACCATGCAAATTTGAGTTCTGCTG GCTATGTCTTGGTCCATGGTCAGAGCATGGAGAGAGGACTGGTGGATTTTATGCTTGTAACCGCTATGAGTCAGCAAGGCAAGAAGGAGCG TATGATGAATCTGAAAGGAGAAGAGAAATGGCAAAGAACTCCCTTGAGAGATACACACATTATTATGAACGATGGGCAGCCAATCAGTCG TCGAGGCAAAAGGCACTGGGGGACCTTCAAAGCCTACAGAATGACAAG CTTGAAAGGTTAAGTGACATACAAAGTCAACCTGAGTCACAGCTGAAGTTCATTGTAGAGGCATGGTTACAG ATTGTTGAATGCAGAAGGGTATTGAAGTGGACTTATGCCTATGGATTTTACCTGCCAGAGCATGAGCATGCCAAAAGACAGTTCTTTGAATATCTGCAAG GTGAGGCAGAATCTGGTTTGGAGCGGCTACATCAATGTGCAGAGAAAGAACTTCAAATATACCTTGACGCAGAATCTCCCTCGAAAGACTTCAATGATTTCCGTACAAAGTTGGCTGGATTAACTAG TGTGACTCGCAATTATTTTGAAAATCTCGTCCGGGCTCTGGAAACTGGATTAAATGATGTAGGCCCTTCCACTAGCCATGGCACATGCAGCAAAAGCGCAACTTCCAAGAGCCTCGGTGGTAAAAGTAAGAGTGGCAAGAACAGGGCATCAAGCAGCAGTTCCAAATCTGGCGGCTCAACCCGAGGTGTGGATGATAGTAACATCTGGACATGCGATCAGTGCACATATGCAAACCCCAAATCTGCCAGAGCCTGCCAGGCTTGTGATCGCCAGCATCGATAG
- the LOC100383448 gene encoding putative RING zinc finger domain superfamily protein isoform 1 (isoform 1 is encoded by transcript variant 1), which yields MESEDDMHDANDSAEDDFYSGGEAGLAASDDGDADYDFADHDSDDSAELISHRQQQNYSILSEVDIQRRQEDDINRVSTVLSISKPEACVLLRNYNWSVSKVHDEWFADEERVRKVVGLPEKHNEMPNDREVTCGICFESCPRGSMSAAACGHPFCSTCWRGYISTAISDGPGCLMLRCPDPSCAAAVGQDMINSLAADDDKEKYGRYLRRSYIEDNRKTKWCPAPGCEYAVEFVMGSGSYDVNCNCSYGFCWNCTEEAHRPVDCATVSKWILKNSAESENMNWILANSKPCPKCKRPIEKNQGCMHITCTPPCKFEFCWLCLGPWSEHGERTGGFYACNRYESARQEGAYDESERRREMAKNSLERYTHYYERWAANQSSRQKALGDLQSLQNDKLERLSDIQSQPESQLKFIVEAWLQIVECRRVLKWTYAYGFYLPEHEHAKRQFFEYLQGEAESGLERLHQCAEKELQIYLDAESPSKDFNDFRTKLAGLTRPFH from the exons ATGGAATCCGAGGACGACATGCACGACGCGAACGACTCCGCTGAAGACGATTTCTACAGCGGCGGGGAGGCCGGTCTCGCCGCCAGCGACGACGGAGACGCCGACTACGACTTTGCGGACCACGACTCCGACGACTCCGCGGAGCTCATCTCCCACAGACAGCAG CAAAATTATAGTATATTGAGTGAAGTTGATATACAGCGGCGCCAAGAGGATGATATAAATAGGGTTTCAACCGTTCTTTCAATTTCCAAACCAGAAGCATGTGTTCTTCTCCGCAACTATAACTG GAGTGTTAGTAAGGTGCATGACGAATGGTTTGCTGATGAAGAGCGTGTCCGGAAGGTTGTGGGTTTACCAGAGAAGCATAATGAAATGCCAAATGACAGAGAA GTAACATGTGGAATATGTTTCGAAAGTTGCCCTCGTGGGTCGATGAGTGCTGCTGCATGTGGTCATCCTTTCTGCAGTACATGTTGGAGAG GTTACATTAGCACTGCTATAAGTGATGGTCCAGGATGTTTGATGTTGAGGTGTCCTGATCCATCTTGTGCTGCTGCTGTTGGACAAGATATGATAAATTCACTGGCTGCTGATGATGATAAGGAAAAGTATGGGCGATATCTTCGCAGATCTTACATTGAGGATAATAGAAAG ACAAAATGGTGTCCTGCGCCTGGATGTGAATACGCAGTGGAATTCGTCATGGGCAGTGGCAGCTATGATGTTAATTGCAACTGTTCATATGGGTTTTGTTGGAAT TGCACCGAGGAAGCTCATCGTCCAGTAGACTGTGCCACTGTTTCGAAGTGGATCCTCAAGAACAGTGCAGAGTCAGAGAATATGAATTG GATACTGGCTAATTCAAAGCCTTGTCCCAAATGCAAACGGCCTATTGAAAAAAATCAGGGATGCATGCACATCACATGCACTCCACCATGCAAATTTGAGTTCTGCTG GCTATGTCTTGGTCCATGGTCAGAGCATGGAGAGAGGACTGGTGGATTTTATGCTTGTAACCGCTATGAGTCAGCAAGGCAAGAAGGAGCG TATGATGAATCTGAAAGGAGAAGAGAAATGGCAAAGAACTCCCTTGAGAGATACACACATTATTATGAACGATGGGCAGCCAATCAGTCG TCGAGGCAAAAGGCACTGGGGGACCTTCAAAGCCTACAGAATGACAAG CTTGAAAGGTTAAGTGACATACAAAGTCAACCTGAGTCACAGCTGAAGTTCATTGTAGAGGCATGGTTACAG ATTGTTGAATGCAGAAGGGTATTGAAGTGGACTTATGCCTATGGATTTTACCTGCCAGAGCATGAGCATGCCAAAAGACAGTTCTTTGAATATCTGCAAG GTGAGGCAGAATCTGGTTTGGAGCGGCTACATCAATGTGCAGAGAAAGAACTTCAAATATACCTTGACGCAGAATCTCCCTCGAAAGACTTCAATGATTTCCGTACAAAGTTGGCTGGATTAACTAG GCCCTTCCACTAG